One window of the Pyrinomonadaceae bacterium genome contains the following:
- a CDS encoding TonB-dependent receptor, which yields MKSALRVLAIGFALGFVFVGAAFAQGTGTITGTVKDPKDALIAKATVTARNTQTNISRTTETDEDGRYRMEGLPVGPYEVSVESSGFAKFTQTGIGLDVNQIAVVDVAMNPEGVSGVVNVVEQNAAILNTSNAEVSTRFDGRRIAELPLAPNRNVFNVVLSAPGVSQLGSGQTGFSSGLSYSANGGRVRSNNFMIDGQDINDPSVAGGQQSINNPDIVQEVRLITNQFLAEYGRNSGSVLNVVTRAGGNDFHGTVFWFHNSNALNACSNLNKASGFCRPSGSTLAAGQTYKRPFRIENQMGFTIGGPLHLPRFGEGGASYISGRDRTFFFGSYQRWSNRQLGSGFTLIGAPTAAGRQTLQNLVGNRPQVQALLTHLPAGTGTADPAWFSLTPGANCPKTLAAGQTRDASCIPVASGTLTGSASSFFDDHQASWRVDHRLTGSNDINFRYLYDDGDTGGQGQVTPSGLTTKNIFRTQAINLVLSSRISSNVINELRGAWSRLATTTASDNPLSETIPSIEILDLGLQGFNAANNRTAIGLAVNLPQFRNNNTYQVTDNLTWIKGSHAFKFGVDIRRNQVKSFFVPTIRGRLSYSTLQRFVDDNADLAATVNRPLPGGQEIQYYYWWDSYYYAQDEWKITPHLTLTYGLRYERPGNNFDDLVPVNNAIVASAGGDERFRFTPVPPADTNNWQPRIGFNWNPQTESDGPIGWITGGDKLVVRGGYARTHDSNFININLNIASAFPFVAAINLAPVGAFAAIPTAQPAGLNPATFARTIVGGDFRAPVYDQFSFGFERELGRDSVFRIGYVGTRGRDLFQTVDGNPRQPTNNVFIAAQPNGSVNDPCRVTTVDPANCTLGIVRLRANRAESDYHSMQASFDKRLSRGFSAGLHFTWSSFIDTASELFNPSGGEVAVAQNSFDLPNDRARSTYDRPLRLSGNFVYELPWYQAQNGVLGRILGGWQVNSFFTFQSGAPFTPLNGADPTGALNGIDGLVGNAIRANSTAALPSTTAEDLFRLGGLNFFAPLTCNGALTAPATICQRFGSAGRNILRADGIGNLDFGIIKNTRIGENARLQLRADMFNATNTRNFGIPTAAVSSSAFLNQWTTDGGNRRIIVGARLVF from the coding sequence ATGAAAAGCGCTCTTCGCGTTCTAGCAATTGGATTCGCGTTGGGGTTCGTGTTCGTAGGCGCGGCATTCGCTCAGGGCACGGGCACGATAACCGGAACGGTTAAGGACCCCAAAGATGCTCTGATTGCCAAGGCCACAGTTACGGCCCGAAACACTCAGACGAACATCTCACGTACCACCGAAACGGACGAGGACGGCCGATATCGCATGGAAGGGCTCCCCGTTGGGCCTTACGAGGTCTCGGTCGAATCATCGGGTTTCGCAAAGTTTACCCAGACCGGAATCGGACTCGACGTCAATCAGATTGCGGTGGTCGACGTAGCCATGAATCCTGAAGGTGTTTCGGGTGTGGTAAATGTCGTCGAACAGAACGCCGCGATACTCAATACCAGCAACGCGGAGGTTTCCACCCGCTTCGACGGGCGGCGCATCGCCGAATTACCGCTCGCGCCAAATCGCAACGTCTTCAATGTGGTGCTCTCTGCGCCGGGCGTCAGCCAACTTGGTTCCGGACAGACGGGATTTTCGAGCGGCCTTAGCTATTCAGCCAACGGCGGACGTGTCCGTTCGAACAACTTCATGATCGATGGCCAGGACATCAACGACCCAAGCGTCGCTGGTGGCCAACAGTCGATTAACAATCCCGACATCGTCCAGGAAGTGCGGCTGATCACGAATCAATTCCTGGCTGAGTATGGACGGAACTCCGGTTCAGTGCTGAATGTGGTGACGCGCGCCGGTGGTAATGACTTTCACGGCACGGTTTTCTGGTTCCATAACTCAAACGCGCTTAACGCCTGCAGTAACCTGAACAAGGCGAGCGGCTTCTGTAGACCGTCAGGCTCGACGCTCGCTGCCGGTCAGACTTACAAGCGGCCCTTCCGCATTGAAAATCAGATGGGCTTCACGATTGGTGGACCGCTGCACCTCCCGCGCTTTGGCGAGGGTGGCGCCTCGTACATCAGCGGCCGCGACCGCACGTTCTTCTTTGGATCGTACCAGCGCTGGAGTAATCGCCAACTTGGTTCAGGTTTTACCCTGATCGGCGCGCCGACTGCGGCGGGACGGCAAACTCTTCAGAACCTGGTCGGGAACCGCCCTCAGGTTCAAGCGCTTCTGACCCATCTACCTGCAGGAACGGGCACTGCGGATCCGGCTTGGTTTAGTTTGACTCCCGGCGCCAACTGTCCCAAAACTCTGGCGGCGGGCCAGACGCGCGACGCATCCTGCATCCCGGTGGCATCCGGAACGCTTACGGGTTCAGCCTCATCGTTCTTTGACGATCACCAGGCTTCATGGCGCGTGGATCACAGACTGACCGGCTCGAATGATATTAACTTCCGTTATCTCTATGACGATGGAGATACGGGCGGTCAGGGCCAGGTGACGCCGTCGGGCCTCACCACGAAAAATATTTTCCGCACACAGGCCATTAACCTCGTTTTGTCGAGCCGGATAAGCTCGAACGTGATCAACGAACTTCGCGGCGCCTGGTCGCGATTGGCAACCACTACGGCCTCAGATAACCCACTGTCGGAGACCATTCCTTCGATCGAGATTTTAGATCTTGGCCTTCAGGGGTTTAATGCCGCCAACAATCGCACGGCGATCGGTTTGGCCGTGAACCTGCCTCAGTTCCGTAATAACAACACGTACCAGGTGACCGACAATCTCACGTGGATCAAAGGGTCTCACGCCTTCAAATTTGGCGTGGACATTCGTCGCAACCAGGTAAAGAGTTTCTTCGTTCCGACGATCCGCGGACGCCTTTCCTATTCGACGCTGCAACGGTTCGTGGACGACAACGCCGACCTGGCAGCCACAGTTAATCGGCCACTACCGGGGGGGCAGGAGATTCAGTATTACTACTGGTGGGACAGCTACTACTACGCCCAGGACGAGTGGAAGATTACGCCCCACCTGACGCTCACTTACGGCTTGCGGTACGAACGGCCAGGGAACAACTTCGACGATCTGGTTCCGGTTAATAACGCCATCGTCGCCTCCGCAGGTGGTGATGAGCGCTTCCGGTTCACCCCGGTTCCACCCGCGGACACCAACAACTGGCAGCCGCGCATTGGCTTTAACTGGAATCCGCAGACGGAAAGCGACGGGCCAATTGGCTGGATAACCGGTGGAGACAAGCTGGTCGTTCGTGGCGGTTATGCGCGCACGCATGACAGCAACTTCATCAACATCAACCTGAACATTGCGAGTGCGTTTCCATTCGTGGCGGCCATCAACCTGGCCCCTGTCGGAGCGTTCGCGGCCATACCGACAGCCCAGCCCGCAGGCTTAAACCCGGCGACGTTTGCTCGGACGATTGTAGGTGGGGATTTCCGGGCGCCGGTTTACGACCAATTCAGCTTTGGATTCGAACGTGAACTCGGGCGCGATTCCGTTTTCCGAATTGGGTACGTCGGCACTCGCGGACGCGATTTGTTCCAAACGGTGGACGGGAATCCGCGTCAACCGACGAACAATGTATTCATTGCGGCGCAGCCAAACGGCAGTGTCAACGATCCGTGCCGCGTGACGACTGTCGATCCGGCGAATTGCACGCTCGGAATCGTCCGACTCCGCGCGAACCGGGCGGAGTCCGATTACCACTCGATGCAGGCCAGTTTTGATAAGCGCCTGAGTCGAGGTTTCAGTGCCGGACTGCACTTTACCTGGAGTTCGTTCATCGATACGGCTTCAGAGTTGTTCAACCCCTCAGGCGGCGAAGTTGCCGTGGCCCAGAACTCATTTGACCTGCCGAATGATCGAGCTCGCTCGACCTACGATAGGCCGCTGCGTCTATCGGGTAACTTTGTTTACGAGTTGCCGTGGTACCAGGCGCAGAATGGAGTCTTGGGACGAATACTCGGCGGCTGGCAGGTGAACTCGTTCTTTACCTTCCAGAGTGGCGCGCCGTTTACGCCACTGAATGGCGCCGATCCAACCGGCGCGCTGAACGGAATTGACGGTCTGGTCGGCAATGCGATTCGCGCAAACTCAACCGCGGCGCTGCCGAGCACAACCGCCGAAGACCTGTTCAGACTTGGCGGGCTTAATTTCTTCGCGCCGCTGACATGCAATGGCGCGTTGACGGCCCCGGCAACCATCTGCCAGCGCTTCGGCAGTGCCGGCCGTAACATCCTGCGCGCGGACGGTATCGGTAACCTCGACTTCGGAATCATCAAGAACACGCGCATCGGCGAGAACGCGCGGCTGCAACTGCGGGCCGACATGTTCAATGCAACCAATACGCGCAACTTTGGTATTCCGACGGCGGCGGTTAGTTCGAGCGCTTTCTTGAACCAGTGGACGACTGACGGCGGCAACCGCCGCATCATCGTTGGCGCTCGACTGGTCTTCTAA